The Helicoverpa armigera isolate CAAS_96S chromosome 25, ASM3070526v1, whole genome shotgun sequence genome has a window encoding:
- the Stma gene encoding protein EFR3 homolog cmp44E, producing MSFVKCCFEAGEGHDFLDSFVQKCTDPGCCCGCCSALRPRYKRLVDNIFPAIPQDGLVKTNMEKLTFYSLSSPEKLDRIGEYLFQKASRDIYRRRHGFVIIAMEAMDQLLVACHSQTLNLFVESFLKMVQKLLESTDPQLQILATQSFVRFANIEEDTPSYHRRYDFFVSKFSAMCHSNHIDKVQRDNIRLAGIQGLQGVIRKTVSDDLVENIWEAQHMDKIVPSLLYNMQTAEKYDTVLCMEGGAGEEEPARLAEACLRELVGRASFGHIRSVLRPVLTHFDRHELWIPNDFAVHTFKIIMFSIQAQYSYSVVEALMQHLDAGGSGASERDYTRVRAARAAVLSNIVAIAAGDSVGPSVLEIINNLLTNLRASVARDSEKETDEKLYQEALINALGEFADHLPDFQKIDIMMFIVNKVPSSQRANKGTKADCMLQSILLKSLLKVGTTYRTGELSKAFPAAFLDALLRVAAAAEPRARALLQRILHTLLDRRGNAPRLHHATVDVCELGLIVEKCSRQDLIFISKHGYALFSSLYEGLQLESNMMENVEAIYTTLALICIELGSEETVGDIMQLVLAIQQSSLSNPVLSVAQQCQLQAISISLAALVPHVLLLPRLADYIHKIIVARREEAPHLLPPLREEYDDLPPAKMPNKLPYLMMDQMALCDMLKAHGVDVSRLSAASPYSAGNVALPHRHSWLEAGAAQGRDSLAEITAPGTELDSANSSPGVQRQTQHDDLDEEYRMFTEKYNHNHRPAMQNFGAYRSDNDFWHWGHQDSRSSEHDMRRDRKHTSGGSQSGVSLEALRRAAGGPSGAERRDAERRRATLNNAFRTAPFDQLLHITQPKYEIKDKLEEIFNSISEEPLLPQSGPCSPAGKSYQHQVPPYTKYFPELFLY from the exons atgtctTTCGTGAAATGTTGTTTTGAAGCTGGAGAGGGCCACGATTTTTTGGATTCGTTCGTGCAAAAGTGTACAGACCCAGGCT GCTGCTGCGGCTGCTGCTCAGCCCTCAGGCCTCGGTACAAGCGCCTAGTAGACAATATCTTCCCAGCAATACCGCAAGATGGCCTCGTCAAGACCAACATGGAGAAACTCACTTTCTACTCGCTGTCGAGCCCTGAGAAACTCGACAGGATTGGGGAGTACTTATTCCAGAAAGCCTCCAGAGATATTTATAGAAGGCGACATGG GTTCGTAATAATAGCCATGGAGGCTATGGACCAGCTCCTGGTGGCGTGCCACTCGCAGACCCTCAACCTGTTCGTGGAGAGCTTCCTCAAGATGGTGCAGAAGCTACTCGAGTCTACTGACCCTCAGCTGCAGATCTTGGCCACGCAGAGT TTTGTACGCTTCGCGAACATAGAAGAGGACACTCCGTCTTACCATCGACGCTACGATTTCTTCGTGTCCAAATTCTCGGCGATGTGTCACAGCAACCACATCGATAAAGTTCAACGAGACAACATTCGATTAGCCGGGATACAAGGGTTACAG gGCGTTATAAGAAAGACCGTGTCGGATGACTTAGTGGAAAACATCTGGGAAGCTCAACATATGGACAAGATTGTACCTTCCTTGCTCTATAATATGCAG ACAGCGGAGAAGTACGACACAGTGCTGTGCATGgagggcggcgcgggcgaggAGGAGCCGGCGCGGCTGGCGGAGGCGTGCCTGCGCGAGCTGGTGGGCCGCGCCTCCTTCGGGCACATCCGCAGCGTGCTCCGGCCCGTGCTCAC TCACTTCGATCGACACGAGTTGTGGATACCGAACGACTTTGCCGTACACACGTTCAAGATCATCATGTTTTCTATACAA GCGCAGTACTCATACAGCGTGGTAGAAGCGCTGATGCAGCACTTGGACGcgggcggcagcggcgccagCGAGCGAGACTACACGCGAGTGCGGGCTGCGCGGGCTGCCGTGCTCAGCAACATCGTCGCCATCGCTGCTGGGGATAGTGTTG gACCATCAGTATTGGAGATTATCAATAATCTCTTGACTAACTTGAGAGCTTCAGTCGCCAGAGATTCTGAG AAAGAAACAGACGAGAAACTATACCAGGAAGCATTAATCAACGCTTTGGGAGAGTTCGCGGACCACTTGCCCGACTTCCAGAAGATAGACATCATGATGTTCATCGTGAACAAGGTGCCGAGCTCGCAGCGAGCCAACAAGGGGACCAAAGCTGATTGTATGCTGCAGAGCATATTGCTTAAATCGCTGTTGAAG GTGGGTACAACATACCGCACGGGCGAGCTAAGCAAGGCGTTCCCCGCTGCATTCCTCGACGCGCTGCTCCGCGTGGCGGCCGCCGCCGAGCCCCGCGCCCGAGCACTGCTGCAGCGCATACTGCATACTCTGCTCGACAGGCGGGGCAATGCTCCGAGACTGCATCATGCCAC CGTTGATGTATGCGAGTTGGGTCTGATCGTAGAGAAGTGTTCGCGACAGGACCTCATCTTCATCAGCAAGCACGGATACGCACTGTTCAGCTCGCTTTATGAAG GTCTTCAGCTGGAGTCCAACATGATGGAGAACGTAGAAGCTATCTACACGACTCTAGCGCTGATCTGCATCGAGCTCGGCTCCGAGGAGACTGTCGGGGACATCATGCAGCTTGTACTAGC CATCCAGCAATCAAGTCTATCGAATCCGGTGCTGTCAGTGGCGCAGCAGTGTCAGCTGCAAGCCATCAGCATCTCTCTCGCGGCTCTCGTGCCGCATGTGCTCCTGTTACCCAGGCTCGCTGACTATATACACAAG ATAATCGTGGCTCGTCGTGAAGAGGCGCCGCACCTGCTGCCGCCGCTGCGCGAGGAGTATGATGACCTGCCTCCCGCCAAGATGCCCAACAAGCTGCCGTATCTTATGATGGATCAG ATGGCGCTATGCGACATGCTGAAGGCCCACGGCGTGGACGTGTCGCGGCTGTCGGCCGCCTCGCCCTACAGCGCCGGCAACGTGGCGCTGCCGCACCGACACAGCTGGCTCGAGGCCG GAGCAGCTCAAGGCCGTGACAGCCTGGCGGAGATCACGGCTCCGGGCACGGAGCTGGACAGCGCCAACAGTTCGCCCGGCGTACAGCGG CAAACTCAACACGACGATTTGGACGAAGAGTACCGAATGTTCACGGAGAAGTACAATCACAACCACAGACCCGCCATGCAGAACTTTGGCGCTTAT CGCAGTGACAATGACTTCTGGCATTGGGGTCATCAGGACTCTCGCAGCAGTGAACATGACATGCGAAGAGATAGGAAACATACG TCTGGCGGCAGTCAGTCGGGCGTGAGCCTGGAGGCGCTGCGTCGCGCGGCGGGCGGGCCCTCCGGCGCCGAGCGGCGCGACGCCGAGCGCCGCCGCGCCACGCTCAACAACGCCTTCCGCACCGCGCCCTTCGACCAGCTGCTGCATATTACGCAGCCCAAG TACGAGATAAAAGATAAACTGGAAGAGATCTTCAACTCTATAAGCGAGGAGCCTCTGCTGCCGCAGTCGGGCCCCTGCTCGCCCGCCGGCAAGTCCTACCAGCACCAAGTGCCGCCTTACACCAAGTACTTCCCCGAGCTGTTCCTGTATTGA
- the LOC110377088 gene encoding cyclin-L1 has translation MTATTVQNQAKTATAAPAKAQKTYGKIILTLYNCLLPENVFKETPSQTDGLDIETETDLRILGCEMIQTAGILLKLPQVAMATGQIYLQRFYYSKSFVRYPMETMAMGSIYLASKVEEKPCRIRDVINVFHHIKQVRAQKNISPLIVDQNYIELKNQVIKAERRILKELGFCVHVKHPHKLIVVYLQLLQYEKNRQLMQMAWNYMNDALRTDVFMRFPPETIACACIYLTARKIGLPLPNNPHWFLLFNVPEEDIREVSIRILQLYKRAKVNPEELECKVDMLRKVYQANKHIQAQKDRENSKTEEKKVESPTASTSKESNRRDSKKDKSPKTPPLSSKYHSSHKSKKDREGRRSRSPYERKREYSSSSSKRHKSRSRDRELDRSRERSRMDDKRGRGMSRKYDDYDRSKSGRDNRDDKRKH, from the coding sequence ATGACGGCTACAACAGTGCAAAACCAGGCCAAAACCGCTACAGCGGCGCCTGCCAAGGCCCAGAAAACTTATGGGAAGATTATTTTGACGCTATACAACTGTCTTTTACCGGAAAATGTATTCAAGGAAACGCCCTCACAGACCGATGGCCTTGACATCGAAACTGAGACAGACCTCCGTATCCTGGGTTGTGAAATGATACAAACTGCCGGGATCCTGCTCAAACTACCCCAAGTAGCAATGGCAACCGGACAAATCTACCTCCAGCGGTTCTACTACTCAAAATCATTTGTTAGATATCCCATGGAAACTATGGCTATGGGCAGTATTTACTTAGCATCTAAAGTTGAAGAGAAACCTTGTAGGATAAGAGACGTCATCAATGTTTTCCATCATATAAAGCAAGTGAGGGCACAGAAAAACATTTCTCCACTCATTGTTGACCAAAATTACATAGAATTGAAGAATCAAGTTATTAAAGCTGAGCGTAGGATTCTTAAAGAGTTGGGATTCTGTGTGCACGTGAAGCACCCACACAAGCTCATTGTAGTGTACCTGCAGCTGCTGCAGTATGAGAAGAATCGTCAGCTGATGCAGATGGCATGGAACTACATGAATGATGCACTGAGGACTGATGTTTTCATGCGGTTCCCGCCAGAAACAATTGCTTGTGCTTGCATATACTTGACAGCACGCAAGATTGGCCTACCTCTGCCGAATAATCCACACTGGTTTCTGTTATTCAATGTACCAGAAGAAGATATTAGAGAAGTATCTATTCGCATTCTCCAGCTCTACAAGAGAGCTAAAGTCAATCCTGAAGAATTAGAATGTAAAGTTGACATGTTACGTAAAGTATACCAGGCTAACAAGCACATCCAAGCTCAAAAAGATAGAGAGAATTCTAAAACTGAAGAAAAGAAGGTAGAATCTCCTACTGCATCAACATCTAAAGAGAGTAACAGAAGGGATTCTAAAAAGGACAAGTCACCGAAAACTCCACCTTTGTCTTCTAAGTATCATAGCAGCCATAAATCAAAGAAGGATCGGGAGGGACGTAGATCCCGATCCCCATATGAACGTAAGAGGGAATACTCGAGTAGTAGCAGCAAAAGACACAAGTCTCGTTCAAGGGACAGAGAATTGGACCGCTCCCGTGAACGGAGTAGAATGGATGACAAGCGAGGCCGTGGGATGTCACGCAAATATGACGACTATGACCGTTCTAAATCTGGCAGGGATAATAGAGATGATAAGAGAAAACATTAG